The genomic window AATCTTAAGGGCGCCAGTCTGTGGAATTCAGATCTTACAAATGCGATCCTAAATAAAGCCAACCTGACGGAAGCGGATTTGAACGGAACAAAACTCAATGACGCTGACATCACAGGTGCTAAACTATTCAGGGCGAAACTTTACAGAGCCAGTTTGCAACGCGCCATTTTAACCCATGCCGATTTTAGCGGAGCGAATTTAAAAGAAGCGAATCTGACCGGTTGCAATCTTGCATCGGCAAAGTTCGACGGAGCCAGGCTCACACAATGCAACCTAACGGGAGCCAACCTGAACAAGGCATCGCTGTCGCATGCGGTTTGCGTGCATACAAAATTTACCAACGCAACCATGGATTATGCAACCATCTACGGCATTGCTGTATGGGATATTGATGTGGAAGGACTCGTACAAAAAAACCTCGTCATAACGCCGGCAGGTGTTCCGGAAATAACAGTTGACAATATTGAAGTGGCACAATTCATCTACCTGATTTTAAACAATAAAAAGATCAGGGATGTAATCGGAACTGTCGCAAAGAAAGGCGTGCTGATACTCGGAAGATTTTCTGCCGAAAGAAAAAAAATACTGAATGCCATCCGGGAAAAGCTCCGCGAACATGACTATGTGCCCATCATGTTTGATTTTGAAAAAGCAACAGAAAGGGACTTGACGGAAACAATTAAGTTGCTGGCCGGCATGTCGAGGTTTGTAATTGCAGACATTACGAATCCGAAGAGTGCACCACTTGAGCTCCAGGCAACCGTGCCGGATTATAAAATTCCGTTTTTACCCATTATACAAAAAGGAGAAAAACCATTCGCGCTGTTTTATGATTTACAGCCTAAGTATAATTGGGTATTGGATCTTATTGAATATGATACTGAAACCGATTTGCTGTCGGGTTTTGAGAAAGGAATTCTTGACAGGGCATTGGCAGCAGAAAAAATAATAGCAGGTCAAAGGAGATCTGCCGTATCGGGAAAGCTCAGTTTTAATGATTATAACGCATAGCTCCCATAACCTGCAATGCCTGATGTTTGCCTGCAGGCTGCTACCGGTAACAGAATCAGCTTCGCCTATTTGAAATAAAATTGACACTAAATATTATCTTGTTCCATCAACATGCAATGGATGAAAAGAGATATTTTGCGCCCCCTCCTGCTTTTTTTCAGCTTATTCATTTTTTCATCCAGCAATTCTTTTTCTGAAAATCAATTGCCCGATTCCATTCAGGCAAAATTCAATGCAGCGAAACATGATACGTCCCGTATCAGGATATTGCTTGGATACAGTCAGCAGGTGCAGGATAGCACCGCCCTGATGTATATAAACACGGCTGATTCCCTGATCAAAAAAAATATGTCCGGCCCTTTGAAACGCAATTTCACAGTGCTGCGTGGCGACGCACATACTTACCGGGGAATCATCAACAGAAACATCACTGGTAATTTCCCGGTGGCCATTCAACAGTTTAATGACGCGCTTGCCGACTATGAGATCTCCGGTGATAAATCGGCGATGACCCTTCCGCTGAGTAACCTGCAGGACATATACCTTATGAGCGGTGATTTCGAGAACGCTAAAAAAATTCTTGACCGCAGCCTGTTGGTTCAAAAAGAAAGCGGTGATACGCACGGTTACATCGGCAGCCTGCAAAACTACAGCAACTACTATGCGATGCAGGGCAATGGAGACTCATCCATGGTGGTGTTAACCCTTGCCAACAAGCTGGCAAAGCAGTCGGGTAACAAATCAGATGAAGCATACACGCTGCTCGCTATCGGCACCAATTGGTATAACAAGGGTGATATGTCGAAGGCATTGCCTTATTTATATGAAAGCATCGAAGCTTTTGAAAAATCAAATAAACCGGAAGAGAAGTACCAGGCGTTGCTCGCCGTAGGACTGGTATATGCGAAACTGGGAGCGTATGAAAAAGCCATCGGCTTCTATAAGCCGGCGCTGCAGATCGCCACGGCAACCGGCGACCTGCCGAGTATCTGCCTGGCAGCACTTAACATGGGCATTGCTCTCAGGGCCGGCCAACAAGCTGATTCCGCAATCGGTTACCTGCAGCAGGGGCTGGATGCATCACGTCAGCTTGGCTTCACCATTTACGGAATCTATTCACTGGTGAACCTTGGCGAATGCCACCTCATGAAAAAAGATACAGTGACGGCTATGCGATATTTCCGCGAGAGCGTCACAGAAAATAAAGATGCCATGTTATCAGAAGGGTTGTCGGAGAGTTATTACCAGATCGGGAACATCTTTTTTCTTCAGCACCGGCAGGACAGCGCCATGCACTATGCCAAGCTGAGCATGGAACATGCGAGCCGCTCCCAATATGCCGAAACCCTGAAACCGGTCGTTCAGCTGCTTAGCGCCATCTACGAAAGGAACGGAGACTACCGGAATGCACTTGACTATTACAAACGATACATCGGTTACCGTGATACTATTGATAATAAGAAAGCCTTTCAGGCAGCCGTGGAAAAAGAGTTTGAATATGAAGCGGAGAAAAAGGAATTACTGGCACGTTCAGAACGGGAAAAAGCGGCTGTTGAACTTGCTGCTCAAAAAAACCGCCTGTTGATTTCATCCGTTGCATTTGCGGTGATACTGGTGCTGGGCAGTATCCTGTTGTATGTAAACCGGCAGCGCAAGGAGTCTGTCTACCGCGAAAAACTGGCCGAGAGCGAGATGAAAGCCTTGCGGGCACAGATGAATCCGCACTTCACCTTCAATTCGCTCAACGCCATTCAACAGATGGTATTGAGCAATGAAAATGAAAATGCCTTTCACTACCTCGATACTTACAGCAAACTCACACGGAAGATGCTGGAGAATTCAGAGAAAAAATCCATATCCATTTATGATGAAATCAAATTCCTGGAGCTGTACCTCAGCGTGGAATCATTGCGGTTCCAGCATTCGTTTCGTTATGAGATAAAGGTTGACGACTCGCTCTCTCCGCATGCCTCCCGG from Chitinophagales bacterium includes these protein-coding regions:
- a CDS encoding pentapeptide repeat-containing protein, translated to MANKEHIAAINKGVEYWNNWRNENPVSIDLRAADLSKLNLNGADLKSADLSDAKLFKTKLCKADLTQANLKGASLWNSDLTNAILNKANLTEADLNGTKLNDADITGAKLFRAKLYRASLQRAILTHADFSGANLKEANLTGCNLASAKFDGARLTQCNLTGANLNKASLSHAVCVHTKFTNATMDYATIYGIAVWDIDVEGLVQKNLVITPAGVPEITVDNIEVAQFIYLILNNKKIRDVIGTVAKKGVLILGRFSAERKKILNAIREKLREHDYVPIMFDFEKATERDLTETIKLLAGMSRFVIADITNPKSAPLELQATVPDYKIPFLPIIQKGEKPFALFYDLQPKYNWVLDLIEYDTETDLLSGFEKGILDRALAAEKIIAGQRRSAVSGKLSFNDYNA
- a CDS encoding tetratricopeptide repeat protein; protein product: MKRDILRPLLLFFSLFIFSSSNSFSENQLPDSIQAKFNAAKHDTSRIRILLGYSQQVQDSTALMYINTADSLIKKNMSGPLKRNFTVLRGDAHTYRGIINRNITGNFPVAIQQFNDALADYEISGDKSAMTLPLSNLQDIYLMSGDFENAKKILDRSLLVQKESGDTHGYIGSLQNYSNYYAMQGNGDSSMVVLTLANKLAKQSGNKSDEAYTLLAIGTNWYNKGDMSKALPYLYESIEAFEKSNKPEEKYQALLAVGLVYAKLGAYEKAIGFYKPALQIATATGDLPSICLAALNMGIALRAGQQADSAIGYLQQGLDASRQLGFTIYGIYSLVNLGECHLMKKDTVTAMRYFRESVTENKDAMLSEGLSESYYQIGNIFFLQHRQDSAMHYAKLSMEHASRSQYAETLKPVVQLLSAIYERNGDYRNALDYYKRYIGYRDTIDNKKAFQAAVEKEFEYEAEKKELLARSEREKAAVELAAQKNRLLISSVAFAVILVLGSILLYVNRQRKESVYREKLAESEMKALRAQMNPHFTFNSLNAIQQMVLSNENENAFHYLDTYSKLTRKMLENSEKKSISIYDEIKFLELYLSVESLRFQHSFRYEIKVDDSLSPHASRVPAMVIQPYVENAIKHGLLPKTGDQQLLIHFKRNAEDADLLEIVIEDNGVGRKAAASKNMADHQSMGMSITENRLRLLKGKKDNKVFVEDLVAKDGTVAGTRVHMLISQE